The genomic segment GTGTGTTGTAAATTTTCCGCACCCATGTCTTCACGCACTGCATTGAACACCAGACATCATTTGGCATTTCTTGCTGCGTCCGGGTCCGGTTTCACTTTCTACTTTTGCTCAActtcctctcccttctttctttaacgttcttcttcctcctcatcctctcctcttctgtcatGCACCCTCTTCTTTTCCAGGTACCAGTCCAGCCAGCAGCACCCTGAGGCGCAGCATGTGACGCCATATCACAACATGGGCCATTACACAGAAGGTCCCAGGGATGAGCCTGTCATGGCTGAGCTATCTGTCCACCGGGAGCCACCTCTTTACCAGGAACCTTTTTACCAGAACTACCACCCAGCCCAGAATCACTACCAGGAGCCGATGTACCAGCAGAACGtcagggagcagcagcagcagcagcagcagcagcagcatcttgCGGTCCTGCATCACCCTCAGCAGCTGGAGCCGAGTGTCCAGCACCAGCCTCAGTCTGCTGGTCCACCTCAAGGTATGGAAGACGTTATTGATCAAAGTAGTTATCCCTCAGACCTGAAGCAACATCTCAGAGGTTTTTTGTGAAGTCATACCTATCCAAATATGTAGCATTTTGGGCTTACAAATCTGTCagcctttattttattttgcccaTGCTGCCTCATATTGCAAGGACATGATTCGGCTTGTTTTGTCTTATGACAGTGACTCGCCCTTGAATTCACCATTAagcttttttctatttttatcgGTAACTGTCATACCTCACCGcgttcctcctctctgtcccagCTGTGACACCAGCGAAGAAAAAGAGAGGCCGGCCTCCTAAACAGCAGGCGGAGGAGGGTGAGAcgcaggaagaggaggacgaggctGAGGCCGCCAAGAAGGCCAAGAGGATTCTCAACCGCTTCAACGGCATGTCAGTGGCCGAGGTTATGGCCAAAACCCTGCCAGACGTCATTACCTACAATCTTGACATTTTGATAGTGAGTTATTTGTGGCAATTATACAAGGAGAACTGCCGAATTTTACAAGGCTTTACTCACATCACATCTATGGTGTAAGATTTCAGTCACATAAAACTGTAGTTCCTAGGTCTGTTGCCGTGGTAACCCCTTCATGTTTCTCCTCAGATTGGAATTAACCCAGGACTATTGTCAGCCTTCAAAGGACACCATTACCCAAACCCAGGAAACCATTTCTGTATGTTGAAATTCAATTTCATTACTGACTACAGGGGGATACATGCCAGTATTCACTATTAACTGCTTCTACCTTGTTGGACAACGTGGTGGGTCCATCGCTCCGAATGCCTGTTATGACGCTCAGATTTGTTCAAACTCGCAATTTTCAAGTGCAAGTAGAAATCCCAAAGCTTCCAGAGATACCAACATAATGATGTGATACAATTGAACTTTGCAACTCTCAATCCGATATATTGGCGCAGCCATAAAAATGGTgtcttgggtttgaatatttcccTCTGTGTCAAAATGATGTAGCTTCAGTGAATCACTGGAACAAGCAGGCAACAGAATACACAGTATGCATGACGCTGTTGTACAAAGTTGAGAAAAGTTTCTGTTAAGttctttttaagctttttatAATATCAACATATCAGGTGGCAAtagaaaatgtatgaatatCTATTTCAAATTTATAGTAAAGGTAAAGGTTTTTTGCCAGACTGGTTTTCAAAATGAGAGGTTAATACGATCCGCGTGCACAATGATTTCTTAAGCTTTTAGTTCTAGCTCCTCGAGAATGTTTTTTTATCACAATGTTTCTCAAATTATAATAGGCACAAagtatttcttttctctcaacCATCTTTTTCATGTCTCATTTCAGTCTTGTGTACTGTTTATTGTTACGCTGGTGAGGCAGCCAAACATATTTGATACCGGTGCTGTCGTTGACTCAGCCCCAACCTCAGCAGGTCACGTAGCAACACAGCACGTTTCACCATGGAAATAATTTTACTGCGTGGCCAAATCTGCTAGTTTCTTCATCATGTTCATCATCAGTTCACCAAATtatgctggaaaaacaaacctACACATCGTCCAGCTGTGTCTGACAATAGAGTCCGGTAGATTCAGTGCAGGTACAATACCTGAAAGTTCCTTTAAAAACTAGTTTGGGTCCATTGTTTTGAAATCTTGTATGTGCTCGATAGCCACTCGGCCAAATAAAGTTTCAACTCCTCTTTTCTGTCCAGGGAAATGCCTGTTTCTTGCTGGTCTAACTGACCAGCAGCTCAACTATATGCACGATCAGAGCCTGCCGGAGAAATACAGCATCGGCTTCACAAACATGGTGGAGAGGACCACACCTGGCAGCAAGGACCTCTCcaggtgagggggaaaaaacacacacattgatgtTTAAAAGTTAATAGAAATGCAGTTTTACTTAACATACATTCTTTACatccaaaaaaatgtcattttagttGGTTTTATACAGAATGATTCAGAGTTAGTGCAACCGAAGACCCAATTGTAAGATCATCAACAGCGAGGAGCTTCTGGGTGGATATCATCCAGTGTAATCCAGTGTG from the Xiphias gladius isolate SHS-SW01 ecotype Sanya breed wild chromosome 8, ASM1685928v1, whole genome shotgun sequence genome contains:
- the tdg.2 gene encoding G/T mismatch-specific thymine DNA glycosylase isoform X1, with amino-acid sequence MSIYSNKSTVKMEENEYTSLTVPTDYFQQWYQSSQQHPEAQHVTPYHNMGHYTEGPRDEPVMAELSVHREPPLYQEPFYQNYHPAQNHYQEPMYQQNVREQQQQQQQQQHLAVLHHPQQLEPSVQHQPQSAGPPQAVTPAKKKRGRPPKQQAEEGETQEEEDEAEAAKKAKRILNRFNGMSVAEVMAKTLPDVITYNLDILIIGINPGLLSAFKGHHYPNPGNHFWKCLFLAGLTDQQLNYMHDQSLPEKYSIGFTNMVERTTPGSKDLSSKEIREGGRQLLDKLQKYKPLIAAFNGKGIYEIFCKETFGVKAKNLEFGLQPYKIPETETVCYLMPSSSPRCAQFPRAQDKVHFYIKLKELRDQMKGLVPSREVVETQYSFDLQLAKEDAKRIAIKEEQVDPEYESCSALHDNVRQSSNVSN
- the tdg.2 gene encoding G/T mismatch-specific thymine DNA glycosylase isoform X2, yielding MEENEYTSLTVPTDYFQQWYQSSQQHPEAQHVTPYHNMGHYTEGPRDEPVMAELSVHREPPLYQEPFYQNYHPAQNHYQEPMYQQNVREQQQQQQQQQHLAVLHHPQQLEPSVQHQPQSAGPPQAVTPAKKKRGRPPKQQAEEGETQEEEDEAEAAKKAKRILNRFNGMSVAEVMAKTLPDVITYNLDILIIGINPGLLSAFKGHHYPNPGNHFWKCLFLAGLTDQQLNYMHDQSLPEKYSIGFTNMVERTTPGSKDLSSKEIREGGRQLLDKLQKYKPLIAAFNGKGIYEIFCKETFGVKAKNLEFGLQPYKIPETETVCYLMPSSSPRCAQFPRAQDKVHFYIKLKELRDQMKGLVPSREVVETQYSFDLQLAKEDAKRIAIKEEQVDPEYESCSALHDNVRQSSNVSN
- the tdg.2 gene encoding G/T mismatch-specific thymine DNA glycosylase isoform X3, with product MYDRYQSSQQHPEAQHVTPYHNMGHYTEGPRDEPVMAELSVHREPPLYQEPFYQNYHPAQNHYQEPMYQQNVREQQQQQQQQQHLAVLHHPQQLEPSVQHQPQSAGPPQAVTPAKKKRGRPPKQQAEEGETQEEEDEAEAAKKAKRILNRFNGMSVAEVMAKTLPDVITYNLDILIIGINPGLLSAFKGHHYPNPGNHFWKCLFLAGLTDQQLNYMHDQSLPEKYSIGFTNMVERTTPGSKDLSSKEIREGGRQLLDKLQKYKPLIAAFNGKGIYEIFCKETFGVKAKNLEFGLQPYKIPETETVCYLMPSSSPRCAQFPRAQDKVHFYIKLKELRDQMKGLVPSREVVETQYSFDLQLAKEDAKRIAIKEEQVDPEYESCSALHDNVRQSSNVSN
- the tdg.2 gene encoding G/T mismatch-specific thymine DNA glycosylase isoform X4 encodes the protein MYQSSQQHPEAQHVTPYHNMGHYTEGPRDEPVMAELSVHREPPLYQEPFYQNYHPAQNHYQEPMYQQNVREQQQQQQQQQHLAVLHHPQQLEPSVQHQPQSAGPPQAVTPAKKKRGRPPKQQAEEGETQEEEDEAEAAKKAKRILNRFNGMSVAEVMAKTLPDVITYNLDILIIGINPGLLSAFKGHHYPNPGNHFWKCLFLAGLTDQQLNYMHDQSLPEKYSIGFTNMVERTTPGSKDLSSKEIREGGRQLLDKLQKYKPLIAAFNGKGIYEIFCKETFGVKAKNLEFGLQPYKIPETETVCYLMPSSSPRCAQFPRAQDKVHFYIKLKELRDQMKGLVPSREVVETQYSFDLQLAKEDAKRIAIKEEQVDPEYESCSALHDNVRQSSNVSN